The following coding sequences lie in one Oncorhynchus gorbuscha isolate QuinsamMale2020 ecotype Even-year linkage group LG10, OgorEven_v1.0, whole genome shotgun sequence genomic window:
- the LOC124046481 gene encoding solute carrier family 35 member F4-like isoform X3, which yields MKKHSARVAPLSSYSSQVLTCSISEGEEGSESHADTPGSEASEEGKSYQTCANTVLKVLGGLLLVLCVSSSWVGTTQLVQLTFKSFSCPFFISWFSTNWTILLFPLYYGGHVVTTRDKQTPIQKFRECSRLFGEDGMTLKLFLKRTAPFSILWTLTNYLYLLALRKLTATDASALYCCHKAFVFLLSWIVLKDRFMGVRIVAAIMAITGIVMMAYADGFHGDSIIGVALAVGSASTSALYKVLFKMFLGSASLGEVAHFLSTMGVFNLIFISFIPLILYFTKVEHWGSLSSLPWGYLCGLAGLWLVFNILVNVGVVLTYPILISIGTLLSVPGNAVVDVLKHEVIFSVVRLAATCIICLGFLLLLLPEEWDSVTLRFLAAFKKSEEHGEELTDSSIHTRSRSQANGAVSIPMA from the exons ATGAAGAAGCATTCAGCCAGAGTGGCTCCTCTCAGCTCCTACAGCTCCCAGGTCCTCACCTGCTCCATCTCCGAAG GAGAGGAGGGTTCTGAGTCTCATGCGGACACACCAGGCAGTGAGGCCAGTGAAGAGGGGAAATCGTACCAGACGTGTGCTAACACAGTGCTGAAGGTGCTGGGGGGCCTCCTATTGGTCCTATGTGTCTCCTCCTCTTGGGTGGGCACCACTCAGCTGGTCCAGCTCACCTTCAAGTCCTTCTCCTGCCCCTTCTTCATCTCCTGGTTCAGCACCAACTGGaccatcctcctcttccctctctactaCGGAGGCCACGTGGTCACCACCAGGGACAAGCAGACGCCTATACAGAAATTCAG AGAGTGCAGCAGGCTTTTTGGGGAGGATGGGATGACCCTCAAGCTGTTCCTGAAGAGGACAGCTCCCTTCTCCATCCTGTGGACCCTGACTAACTACCTGTACCTGCTGGCCCTGAGGAAGCTGACCGCCACTGACGCCTCAGCCCTCTACTGCTGCCACAAGGCCTTCGTCTTCCTGCTGTCATGGATCGTCCTAAAGGACCGCTTCATGGGTGTACGG ATTGTGGCAGCCATAATGGCCATCACAGGCATCGTCATGATGGCTTACGCAGATGGTTTCCATGGGGACTCCATCATAGGCGTGGCCTTGGCTGTAGGCTCCGCGTCCACATCGGCTCTCTACAAG GTGCTGTTTAAGATGTTCCTGGGCAGTGCCAGCCTGGGTGAGGTGGCTCACTTCCTCTCTACCATGGGTGTCTTCAATCTCATCTTCATCTCCTTCATCCCCCTCATCCTCTACTTCACCAAAGTGGAACATTGGGGCTCTCTGTCCTCGCTGCCCTGGGGATACCTGTGTGGCCtggctgggctctggctgg TGTTCAATATCCTAGTTAATGTTGGAGTGGTGCTTACCTACCCCATCCTCATCTCTATAGGGACATTGCTCAGTGTGCCCGGCAATGCAg TGGTAGATgtgttgaaacatgaggtgatctTCAGTGTGGTGCGTCTGGCTGCCACCTGCATCATCTGCCTTGGCTTCCTGTTGCTGCTGCTTCCTGAGGAGTGGGACTCCGTCACGCTGCGCTTCCTCGCTGCATTCAAGAAGTCTGAGGAGCATGGAGAGGAGCTGACTGATTCCAGCATCCACACACGCAGCCGCAGCCAAGCCAATGGCGCCGTCTCAATCCCTATGGCATGA
- the LOC124046481 gene encoding solute carrier family 35 member F4-like isoform X2, giving the protein MISTEGAESGGDQPCFRLEPLNSHLPGKAGDSHLLFGDMDTTSKVTVNGVQDIEDRILRITGYYGYYPGYSSHRREEGSESHADTPGSEASEEGKSYQTCANTVLKVLGGLLLVLCVSSSWVGTTQLVQLTFKSFSCPFFISWFSTNWTILLFPLYYGGHVVTTRDKQTPIQKFRECSRLFGEDGMTLKLFLKRTAPFSILWTLTNYLYLLALRKLTATDASALYCCHKAFVFLLSWIVLKDRFMGVRIVAAIMAITGIVMMAYADGFHGDSIIGVALAVGSASTSALYKVLFKMFLGSASLGEVAHFLSTMGVFNLIFISFIPLILYFTKVEHWGSLSSLPWGYLCGLAGLWLGTLLSVPGNAVVDVLKHEVIFSVVRLAATCIICLGFLLLLLPEEWDSVTLRFLAAFKKSEEHGEELTDSSIHTRSRSQANGAVSIPMA; this is encoded by the exons ATGATCAGTACCGAAGGTGCTGAAAGTGGAGGGGACCAGCCCTGCTTTCGGCTGGAACCGTTGAACTCGCACCTACCCGGTAAAGCGGGTGACAGCCACCTTCTCTTCGGGGACATGGACACCACCTCCAAAGTGACGGTCAACGGTGTGCAAGACATTGAGGATAGAATTCTGCGGATCACTGGTTATTACGGCTATTACCCGGGCTACTCCAGTCACAGAA GAGAGGAGGGTTCTGAGTCTCATGCGGACACACCAGGCAGTGAGGCCAGTGAAGAGGGGAAATCGTACCAGACGTGTGCTAACACAGTGCTGAAGGTGCTGGGGGGCCTCCTATTGGTCCTATGTGTCTCCTCCTCTTGGGTGGGCACCACTCAGCTGGTCCAGCTCACCTTCAAGTCCTTCTCCTGCCCCTTCTTCATCTCCTGGTTCAGCACCAACTGGaccatcctcctcttccctctctactaCGGAGGCCACGTGGTCACCACCAGGGACAAGCAGACGCCTATACAGAAATTCAG AGAGTGCAGCAGGCTTTTTGGGGAGGATGGGATGACCCTCAAGCTGTTCCTGAAGAGGACAGCTCCCTTCTCCATCCTGTGGACCCTGACTAACTACCTGTACCTGCTGGCCCTGAGGAAGCTGACCGCCACTGACGCCTCAGCCCTCTACTGCTGCCACAAGGCCTTCGTCTTCCTGCTGTCATGGATCGTCCTAAAGGACCGCTTCATGGGTGTACGG ATTGTGGCAGCCATAATGGCCATCACAGGCATCGTCATGATGGCTTACGCAGATGGTTTCCATGGGGACTCCATCATAGGCGTGGCCTTGGCTGTAGGCTCCGCGTCCACATCGGCTCTCTACAAG GTGCTGTTTAAGATGTTCCTGGGCAGTGCCAGCCTGGGTGAGGTGGCTCACTTCCTCTCTACCATGGGTGTCTTCAATCTCATCTTCATCTCCTTCATCCCCCTCATCCTCTACTTCACCAAAGTGGAACATTGGGGCTCTCTGTCCTCGCTGCCCTGGGGATACCTGTGTGGCCtggctgggctctggctgg GGACATTGCTCAGTGTGCCCGGCAATGCAg TGGTAGATgtgttgaaacatgaggtgatctTCAGTGTGGTGCGTCTGGCTGCCACCTGCATCATCTGCCTTGGCTTCCTGTTGCTGCTGCTTCCTGAGGAGTGGGACTCCGTCACGCTGCGCTTCCTCGCTGCATTCAAGAAGTCTGAGGAGCATGGAGAGGAGCTGACTGATTCCAGCATCCACACACGCAGCCGCAGCCAAGCCAATGGCGCCGTCTCAATCCCTATGGCATGA
- the LOC124046481 gene encoding solute carrier family 35 member F4-like isoform X1 — translation MISTEGAESGGDQPCFRLEPLNSHLPGKAGDSHLLFGDMDTTSKVTVNGVQDIEDRILRITGYYGYYPGYSSHRREEGSESHADTPGSEASEEGKSYQTCANTVLKVLGGLLLVLCVSSSWVGTTQLVQLTFKSFSCPFFISWFSTNWTILLFPLYYGGHVVTTRDKQTPIQKFRECSRLFGEDGMTLKLFLKRTAPFSILWTLTNYLYLLALRKLTATDASALYCCHKAFVFLLSWIVLKDRFMGVRIVAAIMAITGIVMMAYADGFHGDSIIGVALAVGSASTSALYKVLFKMFLGSASLGEVAHFLSTMGVFNLIFISFIPLILYFTKVEHWGSLSSLPWGYLCGLAGLWLVFNILVNVGVVLTYPILISIGTLLSVPGNAVVDVLKHEVIFSVVRLAATCIICLGFLLLLLPEEWDSVTLRFLAAFKKSEEHGEELTDSSIHTRSRSQANGAVSIPMA, via the exons ATGATCAGTACCGAAGGTGCTGAAAGTGGAGGGGACCAGCCCTGCTTTCGGCTGGAACCGTTGAACTCGCACCTACCCGGTAAAGCGGGTGACAGCCACCTTCTCTTCGGGGACATGGACACCACCTCCAAAGTGACGGTCAACGGTGTGCAAGACATTGAGGATAGAATTCTGCGGATCACTGGTTATTACGGCTATTACCCGGGCTACTCCAGTCACAGAA GAGAGGAGGGTTCTGAGTCTCATGCGGACACACCAGGCAGTGAGGCCAGTGAAGAGGGGAAATCGTACCAGACGTGTGCTAACACAGTGCTGAAGGTGCTGGGGGGCCTCCTATTGGTCCTATGTGTCTCCTCCTCTTGGGTGGGCACCACTCAGCTGGTCCAGCTCACCTTCAAGTCCTTCTCCTGCCCCTTCTTCATCTCCTGGTTCAGCACCAACTGGaccatcctcctcttccctctctactaCGGAGGCCACGTGGTCACCACCAGGGACAAGCAGACGCCTATACAGAAATTCAG AGAGTGCAGCAGGCTTTTTGGGGAGGATGGGATGACCCTCAAGCTGTTCCTGAAGAGGACAGCTCCCTTCTCCATCCTGTGGACCCTGACTAACTACCTGTACCTGCTGGCCCTGAGGAAGCTGACCGCCACTGACGCCTCAGCCCTCTACTGCTGCCACAAGGCCTTCGTCTTCCTGCTGTCATGGATCGTCCTAAAGGACCGCTTCATGGGTGTACGG ATTGTGGCAGCCATAATGGCCATCACAGGCATCGTCATGATGGCTTACGCAGATGGTTTCCATGGGGACTCCATCATAGGCGTGGCCTTGGCTGTAGGCTCCGCGTCCACATCGGCTCTCTACAAG GTGCTGTTTAAGATGTTCCTGGGCAGTGCCAGCCTGGGTGAGGTGGCTCACTTCCTCTCTACCATGGGTGTCTTCAATCTCATCTTCATCTCCTTCATCCCCCTCATCCTCTACTTCACCAAAGTGGAACATTGGGGCTCTCTGTCCTCGCTGCCCTGGGGATACCTGTGTGGCCtggctgggctctggctgg TGTTCAATATCCTAGTTAATGTTGGAGTGGTGCTTACCTACCCCATCCTCATCTCTATAGGGACATTGCTCAGTGTGCCCGGCAATGCAg TGGTAGATgtgttgaaacatgaggtgatctTCAGTGTGGTGCGTCTGGCTGCCACCTGCATCATCTGCCTTGGCTTCCTGTTGCTGCTGCTTCCTGAGGAGTGGGACTCCGTCACGCTGCGCTTCCTCGCTGCATTCAAGAAGTCTGAGGAGCATGGAGAGGAGCTGACTGATTCCAGCATCCACACACGCAGCCGCAGCCAAGCCAATGGCGCCGTCTCAATCCCTATGGCATGA